A genomic stretch from Edaphobacter aggregans includes:
- a CDS encoding Orn/Lys/Arg decarboxylase N-terminal domain-containing protein, with translation MNEGRWVLLIASEVGGTDSVSDRAMERLVEAISEEGYEVVRTSTPEDGLSLVTSDPSHSAILLDWDLEGENQFDERAALKILRAVRHRNKKIPIFLIADRTLVSELPLEVVKQVHEYIHLFGDTPAFIANRVDFAVERYHEQLLPPYFRELKKYTDQGAYSWDAPGHMGGVAYLKHPVGMEFHKFFGENLLRSDLGISTAPLGSWLDHLGPAGESERNAARIFGADWTFYVLGGSSTSNQIIGHGVIAQDDIVLADANCHKSICHSLTVTGARPVYMKPTRNGYGMIGLVPLKRFHPDFIKGLIERSPLTKGVENQNPTYAVVTNSTYDGLCYDVNRVVEELSKSVPRVHFDEAWYAYAKFHKIYRGRFAMDVPDDMPGRPAIFAVQSTHKMLAAFSMGSMVHIKLSPRAPLDFDQFNESFMMHGTTSPFYPLIASLDVAAAMMDEPAGPTLMYDTIQDAISFRKAMSSVAHRLRAAEGGEGWFFRLFQPDQVIDPADGQMHVFEEAPDSLLSKDPNSWTLKPGEDWHGFQDEDIADGYCMLDPTKVTILMPGVNAQGQVSDWGIPGAILTEFLDSRRVEIARTGDYTVLVLFSVGTSKGKWGSLLENLFEFKRLYDSEAPLEEALPELVAKYPHRYRNTTLKELSDEMHAAMVQLNLPTLVGDACDEDFDPVLTPAQTYQKLLRAETEKIRFTHMAGRIGAVMLVPYPPGIPMCMPGERLGGPESPVIRLILATEEFGKRFPGFEREVHGIETDAEGNYWMRAVIETPGVKLSVNGNGNGNGKQHPPSSAPPLKKSRKPRRPPE, from the coding sequence ATGAACGAAGGTCGTTGGGTTTTATTGATTGCAAGCGAAGTGGGTGGTACCGACTCGGTCTCAGACCGCGCCATGGAGAGGCTTGTTGAAGCAATTAGTGAAGAGGGTTACGAGGTCGTCCGCACCTCCACGCCGGAAGATGGTCTGTCGCTGGTAACGTCGGACCCGTCGCACAGTGCGATCCTGCTCGACTGGGACCTCGAAGGCGAGAACCAGTTCGACGAGCGCGCCGCACTCAAGATCCTCCGTGCCGTCCGCCATCGCAACAAGAAAATCCCGATCTTCCTCATCGCCGACCGCACCCTCGTCAGCGAACTCCCCCTCGAAGTGGTCAAGCAGGTCCACGAGTACATCCACCTCTTCGGCGACACCCCGGCCTTCATCGCCAACCGTGTCGACTTCGCCGTCGAGCGCTACCACGAGCAGCTCCTCCCGCCCTACTTCCGCGAACTCAAGAAGTACACCGACCAGGGCGCTTACTCCTGGGACGCTCCCGGCCACATGGGCGGCGTCGCGTATCTCAAGCACCCCGTCGGCATGGAGTTCCACAAGTTCTTCGGCGAAAATCTCCTCCGCTCCGATCTCGGCATCTCCACCGCGCCCCTCGGTTCATGGCTCGATCACCTCGGGCCCGCCGGCGAATCCGAGCGCAACGCCGCCCGCATCTTCGGCGCCGATTGGACCTTCTACGTCCTCGGCGGCTCCTCCACCTCCAACCAGATCATCGGTCACGGAGTCATCGCTCAGGACGACATCGTTCTCGCCGACGCCAACTGCCACAAATCCATCTGTCACTCCCTCACCGTCACCGGCGCGCGCCCCGTCTACATGAAGCCCACGCGCAACGGCTACGGCATGATCGGCCTCGTCCCGCTCAAGCGTTTCCACCCCGACTTCATCAAGGGCCTCATCGAGCGCAGCCCGCTCACCAAGGGTGTCGAAAACCAGAACCCGACTTATGCCGTCGTCACCAACTCCACCTACGACGGCCTCTGCTACGACGTCAACCGCGTCGTTGAAGAGCTCTCCAAATCCGTCCCTCGCGTCCACTTCGACGAAGCTTGGTACGCCTACGCAAAGTTCCACAAAATCTACCGCGGCCGCTTCGCCATGGACGTCCCCGACGACATGCCCGGCCGTCCAGCCATCTTCGCCGTGCAATCCACACACAAGATGCTCGCGGCCTTCTCCATGGGCTCCATGGTCCACATTAAGCTCAGCCCCCGTGCTCCGCTCGACTTCGACCAGTTCAACGAGTCCTTCATGATGCACGGCACCACCTCGCCCTTCTACCCGCTCATCGCATCGCTCGACGTGGCCGCAGCCATGATGGACGAACCTGCCGGTCCCACGCTGATGTACGACACCATCCAGGACGCCATCAGCTTCCGCAAGGCCATGTCCTCAGTCGCTCACCGCCTCCGCGCCGCCGAAGGTGGTGAAGGCTGGTTCTTCCGCCTCTTCCAGCCCGATCAGGTCATCGACCCCGCCGACGGCCAGATGCACGTCTTCGAAGAAGCCCCAGACTCGCTCCTCTCCAAAGACCCCAACTCCTGGACACTCAAGCCCGGCGAGGACTGGCACGGCTTCCAGGACGAAGACATCGCCGACGGCTACTGCATGCTCGACCCCACCAAGGTCACCATCCTCATGCCGGGCGTCAACGCGCAGGGTCAGGTCAGCGACTGGGGCATCCCCGGCGCCATACTCACCGAGTTCCTCGACTCCCGCCGCGTCGAAATCGCCCGCACCGGCGACTACACCGTCCTAGTCCTCTTCTCCGTCGGCACCTCCAAGGGCAAGTGGGGAAGCCTCCTCGAGAACCTCTTCGAATTCAAGCGCCTCTACGACAGCGAAGCTCCGCTCGAAGAAGCGCTCCCCGAACTCGTAGCCAAGTACCCCCACCGCTACCGCAACACTACCCTCAAAGAACTCTCGGACGAGATGCACGCCGCTATGGTGCAGCTCAACCTGCCCACACTCGTCGGCGACGCCTGCGACGAAGACTTCGACCCCGTCCTCACCCCGGCGCAGACCTACCAGAAGCTCCTGCGCGCCGAAACCGAAAAAATCCGCTTCACCCACATGGCCGGCCGCATCGGCGCCGTCATGCTCGTGCCTTATCCTCCCGGCATCCCCATGTGTATGCCTGGCGAGCGCCTCGGAGGTCCCGAAAGCCCCGT